The genomic window CCAATGCGTTGAATGTCGCCGTCGGGTCGGCAAATGGTGATAGGTAGTTCTCCAGTTTCTTTAAGATGAGAAGTTGGGCCATTCGGTCGTTTCTTGATATTAGAACTTGGCCATTTGTATTTGCCATTTTCAGTATCATCTGCCCTTAACTGCCAGCCGGTGATTAAGCCGTCAGCGTTCCAAGTAGGGCAAATGTAACCAGATTGAGTGATTAATGACCGGCCATCAATTGATACACCGGCCAGTCTATGATCTACTTCAAATTCTAGTTTTTGCCACGCTTGGACTGAACGGAATAAACCGGCTTTTATTTGGCTATCATTTAATCCGCGCCGGTGTAAATCTTGGCGGTGTTTTTCACTCAAACTTAATTGGCTGATTATTTTACGGATTTCTTTATCTCTTTGAGAAACTGAAAGGGATAAGGATAGCCGCTTAGCTTCCTCTTCTAACCGTTTGGCTCGTAGGAGATCGCGTTCTCTTTTGATGCGTTCTTTGTCTGCTTCTGATATCTTGCCGTTGTCGGGGGCAAAGATACCAAATAAACCATTTTTATCAAGTTTTGTGAATACCCAACCGGGGGGTACAGGGAGGTCTAGGCCGGTGATGCAAAATACTAATTCTCCAACGGCTTTACATTCCCTTCCACCGCGATTACGACCACGACTTTGACCGTTGCAAATGGGGCAAGCTGTTTTTAGTGCAGTAAATTGGAAACTCATAGTGATGGCTACAAAATTATGAGATTGTTCTTGTCAAGAAGCCAAAATCTATGCCAGAATGAAGGTTCAAATAATTCATGGTTGTAATATTTTTTGCCTCCCTAAATGATGGACGGGGAGGCTGCTTTTTTTGGTGGGATGGGGGGGAATGGGTGAAAGTAGATTTTTCATTCCCGCTTCGCCGGCCAACAAAAGCAAAAAATATTACAGAGCATTCCCAAACAATGAGGGTTCGGGATACTAATTATTTGAAGCTTGACAAATGGTGTGTTCTAGCTTCGTTGATTATCGCAAGTTGTTCACTCCGCGTGGAGTAAAAAACTTTTTTTGGAACAGTTTTCAGTATTTTTCTTGAAGTCTTTGATATTCTTGGATTCGTTGGAAAGCTTGATTACTTTGATATTCTTGGATTCTTTGATTTCCGTAAGTACCGAATTGTAGCGTGAGCTTCGGAGTGGCATCTTTAACCATGCTTGTGTTCAATGGTTCGTTAAGGAGGCCGGTTATCTAATTAACTTCCGCTGCGACTGTGGTTGCCACAAAGCTAACCACCACGCTCAACTCGGTACTAAAAAAGCGATTGGAGTCTCTGGAATGCTTGGAGTCTCTGGAATGCTTGGAATCTCTGGAATGCTTGGAATCTCTGGAATGCTTGGAATTCTTGGAGTTCATTGATTTAGAGTAATTGCCGATTAGCAGAACTCTAAAAAGAAATATGCTATTTCTTAGAATTTAGAATAATGGCCAATCAGCCACTACTCTAAACAGAAATTCTCTTTTCCTTTCACCAGAATACCACATCAATATCCATTTTTGGCCAGAGAATAGTAGATTTTAACGGGTAACTTAAAGAAAAGATACAATTTTGAACCGGCACACCCAGACAACTAAATCAGGATTCGGTTTCCCTCGACAAACACAGCGTATGAATTCATCTTTAGTTCCCCATAACCCCCCCTCGGCTAGTAGATCGCTTTCTGGCATATCCATCAACTTTTCTTGGTAAGGGATGTGGGTGAGGATGATGTCGGCAATATGGTGAGAGCCTGGGACGTAAGGGGCATTATTCCAAGCCCTTACAATTTCTTGGTGATGAAAAATCCGTTGGTATTTCTCAGCAGTTGCCGGTTTCCACAATCTGCGGGTAACTGTTTTGGTGCCGGTGAGCAACGGATCATCCATCCCCTTTTCTTTAGCCAGTTTTGATGTGATTGAGAATGAGAGAATCATAAAATTGTTGGAAATTCTTGAATGCGGAGTGACTGAGGCCATTCTTCGAGATTGTCACCTTTGCCTTTAACTTCTAGGTTGGAATTAGAACCTAGTTGTTTGACAAATATTGGGGTGCCGGTTTGCTCACATTGATTAACAATTGATTGAATCCATTTGACTTGACAAACACGAGCATTAGGCCCACTTTCTCCACCAACAATTACCCAATCCAGCTTTTCATTATCTCTGTAAGATTCTTGGTAATCTTCATAGAGATAATGCGGTCGAAGTTCCACCGGCCCCAATAGTGGTTCGCAACTGATAAATCGGATGGTGGCCGGTGTTTCCAGTAAGGTTTTTATTCTGTGGGTAACAACTTCATTCTCTACAGAAACACCAACCCACACATTACTCAGTGGCCATGAAAATTTATCATAAGCCCAATTGTTTAGCGGGAGTGGGGGATAGTCGTTACCAGGGTGTTTATTGATGTCTAACTCAGCATTTATCCACATAGCAATTCTTTGGGGAGTATTGGGGTCATTGAGATAAGCATTAAGGCGGTCAGGGCATTTTGTGAGTACCTGGTAAGTGTGGCGTTTGTAAACTGCCATGTAAGCCCAAGTTAGATCCAAAAACCACTCTGGTACATCATCACTGAATAAATCCGCCATATTACTGACAAAAATACGAGCTGGTTTTTTCCATTGTTCCACCCATTTCAATCGGTCTGGGTGATATTTAATCAATCCTGTCCACCGCAGAGTTTCCCCTTTTTTCTCTACGGTGCCGGTGTAAATTTCTCTAATCTTGGGATTGGGGTTATGCGATAGCCGCCAGCTATCTTTGATAGCATAACAGTTGGCACAACCGGCAGATTTGGGAATGCAGCCAGTGACTATTGGCCAACTGTGGTCAGTCCATTGGATTTTGGAATTCTTGCTCATTGGAACACCCTTGTTTTAATGACATGGTTTTGTTGGGGGGTGGAGACGTCTTTATAAAGTTGTCTCCACCGGCAGTCAGTAGGCAGTTATTTCAACAGCCCATAGTTACGAGCGCAGATGGGCCCGTAACCCAGAGATAAGGAAGTTTCTGTGCTAAGCCGCTGATAACAAAAGCAGCACCGGCCTGTCAGAGTCCCGTATTCTTGTGCGGTATGGTGTGGATTATTAGCAAACTTTTGGAGGGCCGGTACGACCCATGCGGGACATCCTTTTGCTGGGCGGAATGTGCCGGCTTTATCAATTGTTCCTAGGAACCC from Ancylothrix sp. D3o includes these protein-coding regions:
- a CDS encoding phage Gp37/Gp68 family protein, whose protein sequence is MSKNSKIQWTDHSWPIVTGCIPKSAGCANCYAIKDSWRLSHNPNPKIREIYTGTVEKKGETLRWTGLIKYHPDRLKWVEQWKKPARIFVSNMADLFSDDVPEWFLDLTWAYMAVYKRHTYQVLTKCPDRLNAYLNDPNTPQRIAMWINAELDINKHPGNDYPPLPLNNWAYDKFSWPLSNVWVGVSVENEVVTHRIKTLLETPATIRFISCEPLLGPVELRPHYLYEDYQESYRDNEKLDWVIVGGESGPNARVCQVKWIQSIVNQCEQTGTPIFVKQLGSNSNLEVKGKGDNLEEWPQSLRIQEFPTIL
- a CDS encoding DUF6011 domain-containing protein encodes the protein GFLGTIDKAGTFRPAKGCPAWVVPALQKFANNPHHTAQEYGTLTGRCCFCYQRLSTETSLSLGYGPICARNYGLLK